The proteins below are encoded in one region of Chrysemys picta bellii isolate R12L10 chromosome 4, ASM1138683v2, whole genome shotgun sequence:
- the LOC135983303 gene encoding up-regulator of cell proliferation-like isoform X1, with product MKKQQLSVISQDSKGDTREELEEGTEGSSSMENEPENLGGTMFSEKGSAEEKNKAFHGLLSKLNLQEYQSTKLGLRDVLEIGSESKENWTPQMLEDLPWHFLRKLMTLNGTARNTSLVQRACDDEGGSEEAQIAGGDVFSFSDTDIRESLHPLDLLCAVLLCSDSFLQQEILSKMSMCQFSLPLLLPCINTPKCTLMLWAMRDIVSKWRPHSVAESRGFREESLVLTAMPTISFVRLGSCSFSKSKLLNEVLSPSEQHHNFFIHHDMESGHVPREIADGLVEISWYFPCGRENSDLFPEPVAVTNLRGDIESHWLQFSFITVVSSAVFIVTESISERQYAWLSSLQGSATKYYFILNCKNGNPKETLGFLNKLVPVLNLSKSQLLKKDSTTNNAGFVQKLKSAIKNITSSPSKRMNLEVMAVTARELGIQVDEDRKECQSASERAREITVEIKDVAKYKTEMLRLQGDLWEKLAKVEKELCRMRKQGETATEDYKCQLREKRLELRRQQDQCGLTDGLIKFVNGIEQLPSVEKHYFLKWMKFSLDHTARDNLFKLRDQYKGKSKMAGDDPQALAMLDKLISTTSLGVEHFMRELGQFYEAECSMVKEGDKAKCQRQFTHLPGIAADLMLEGFPMELLDGNSSNIPLQWVTDVLTQLHAKLGGRSRMVVLTVLGVQSTGKSTLLNTMFGLQFAVSSGRCTRGAFMTLIKVAENFQQELGCDFILVIDTEGLKAQELARLEDSYQHDNELATLVIGLSDITIVNMAMENATEMKDVLQIVVHAFLRMEEIGQKPNCQFVHQNVSDVSAHDQNMRDRNHLLEQLNEMTIAAARMENQCKKVNFSSIMDYDAEKHNWYIPGLWHGVPPMAPVNMGYSESVCELKKYLFDLIKQRSHNRTPKDIPQFVKWVESLWNAVKHENFIFSFRNSLVAEAYNQLSMKYSDWDWHFRKEIHLWVSEKETVIQNQTLEKLQAGALSMLKNEAQEKLQHEKQKVLDNLQDYFESGVSNLHLIEKYREDFIRSANCLKNELESYSENKCEEAIRIRKGQVKTENIQTSYMQIIEGKVDRVLDECRNKKHKLEHEELKLEFENMWRETLSELEFSSLQKREIYREMESQLRKDLANRGSAVRQKLQESGSLLFHGIDNFRMKKEYLDSAWIKTMKKLLLIGECETAVHTEELAKSLIDEGKRYTEEKVNSKVDYDEIYCTELLNIINKRLQQEDVKKLGTTACFEVELKIHILGKAAWSFQKMHDHFIKQNDPQCRLEKLKPQYFSTFTDLYLEKDENQTRARDFCDQCLKPALVDYINKRLGTEIVDDILNKAEFIEYGSRTFFQFAVQKKLLEEMNFDNYVKYITNYKEFVKTWIQRHIMDHYRETKHLGELEKKILSTIVKKVREVLESSKNEKNTTALAFLNNFCEALQQDLVISKNNLVGIQFKNTAKTGQFCANIQTFLLDLEQEILSQFGGLDIHTKLSNLSLKPQDVIFKRVFGCGKQCPFCKVPCEAGGSDHKEHFASVHRPQGLCSYRCLDTQKLVYDICSSEVVSENTFRNLDTKGKHHPYKDYRVYYPDWRIQADPSIEASDYWKFVFQKFNHQLAKSYNAKPADLPRDWGKITETRALEGLKEAFNMK from the exons ATGAAAAAGCAGCAGCTTTCAG TTATTTCTCAGGACTCTAAGGGAGACACCAGAGAAGAACTGGAAGAGGGGACAGAAG GATCTTCAAGTATGGAGAATGAACCCGAGAATTTAGGAGGCACTATGTTCTCAGAAAAAGGAAGTGCTGAAG aGAAAAATAAAGCTTTTCACGGACTCCTTTCTAAGCTAAACCTGCAGGAATACCAAAGCACGAAGCTCGGGCTGCGGGATGTCCTGGAAATTGGCTCAGAAAGTAAAGAAAACTGGACTCCTCAGATGTTAGAGGATTTACCGtggcatttcctgaggaaactaatGACTCTGAATGGGACAGCCAGAAACACAAGCCTTGTGCAAAGAGCATGTGATGATGAAGGTGGCAGTGAGGAGGCACAGATTGCAGGTGGAGATGTTTTTAGTTTTAGTGACACTGACATCAGAGAGTCTCTGCACCCCCTCGATCTTCTCTGTGCTGTTCTGCTTTGCTCAGACAGTTTCCTACAGCAGGAGATCCTGTCCAAAATGTCCATGTGCCAGTtttccctccctctgttgctaCCTTGCATCAACacccccaagtgcaccctaatGCTGTGGGCCATGAGGGACATTGTGAGCAAGTGGAGGCCGCACTCCGtggcagagagcagagggttcagagaggagagcctggtgctcacagcaatgccaaccatttcctttgtgcggttggggagctgcagcttctccaagtccAAACTCCTCAATGAGGTTCTCAGCCCCTCTGAGCAGCACCACAATTTCTTTATCCATCATGACATGGAGTCTGGGCATGTCCCTCGGGAAATCGCAGATGGGCTGGTTGAGATTTCCTGGTATTTCCCTTGTGGGAGGGAGAATTCAGATCTTTTCCCAGAACCCGTCGCGGTTACAAACCTGCGCGGAGACATTGAGTCCCACTGGCTGCAATTTAGCTTTATAACTGTCGTCTCTTCAGCAGTGTTCATAGTTACTGAGAGCATCAGTGAGAGGCAATATGCATGGTTATCATCTCTGCAGGGATCAGCCACTAAATACTACTTCATTCTCAATTGCAAGAATGGAAATCCCAAGGAAACATTGGGATTCCTTAATAAGTTGGTTCCAGTGCTGAATCTGAGCAAATCACAACTACTGAAGAAAGACAGCACCACAAATAATGCAGGATTTGTGCAAAAACTGAAATCTGCCATAAAAAACATAACGAGTTCACCTTCCAAGAGAATGAATTTGGAAGTCATGGCTGTGACCGCACGTGAACTAGGAATCCAGGTAGATGAGGACCGAAAGGAATGTCAGAGTGCAAGCGAGCGGGCTAGAGAAATCACTGTGGAAATAAAAGATGTGGCAAAGTACAAGACGGAaatgctgaggctgcagggggatCTCTGGGAAAAATTGGCTAAAGTGGAAAAAGAACTGTGCAGAATGAGAAAgcaaggggagactgccaccgaAGACTATAAATGTCAACTGAGAGAGAAACGGTTGGAATTACGTAGACAGCAGGATCAATGTGGCCTTACTGATGGACTGATTAAATTTGTTAATGGAATAGAACAATTGCCTTCAGTGGAGAAACATTACTTTCTGAAATGGATGAAGTTTAGCCTGGATCACACTGCTCGAGATAATCTTTTTAAACTACGGGATCAATATAAAGGGAAAAGTAAAATGGCAGGAGATGACCCACAAGCGCTAGCCATGCTGGATAAATTAATATCTACCACTTCCTTAGGGGTTGAGCATTTCATGCGTGAGCTGGGGCAGTTTTATGAAGCTGAATGCTCAATGGTTAAAGAAGGAGACAAGGCAAAATGCCAAAGACAATTCACCCATCTCCCAGGCATAGCAGCTGACCTGATGCTGGAAGGGTTTCCTATGGAACTGCTAGATGGAAATTCATCCAACATCCCACTGCAGTGGGTAACAGATGTTCTGACTCAGCTCCATGCCAAGCTTGGGGGAAGGTCCAGAATGGTGGTTCTAACGGTGCTGGGAGTGCAGAGCACAGGGAAATCCACTCTCCTCAACACCATGTTTGGCCTGCAGTTTGCAGTGAGCAGTGGCCGATGTACGCGAGGAGCCTTCATGACGCTCATTAAAGTGGCAGAGAActttcagcaggagctgggctgtgattTCATCCTGGTGATAGACACAGAAGGCTTGAAAGCCCAAGAACTGGCCAGGCTGGAGGACAGTTATCAACACGACAATGAGCTGGCCACCCTGGTGATTGGGTTAAGTGACATAACCATCGTTAACATGGCCATGGAGAATGCCACAGAAATGAAAGATGTTCTGCAAATTGTGGTCCATGCCTTTCTCCGAATGGAGGAAATAGGGCAAAAACCCAACTGCCAATTTGTACATCAGAATGTCAGTGATGTGTCTGCGCATGACCAAAACATGAGGGACAGGAATCACCTCCTAGAGCAGCTGAATGAAATGACCATAGCTGCAGCCAGGATGGAAAACCAATGTAAAAAAGTGAATTTTTCATCTATTATGGACTATGATGCAGAGAAACACAATTGGTACATCCCTGGGCTGTGGCACGGAGTCCCTCCCATGGCTCCAGTGAACATGGGAtacagtgagagtgtgtgtgagctAAAGAAATACCTGTTTGATTTGATAAAGCAACGGTCACATAATAGAACCCCTAAGGACATTCCCCAGTTTGTCAAATGGGTGGAGAGCCTGTGGAATGCTGTAAAACACGAGAACTTCATCTTCAGTTTCAGAAACAGCCTTGTAGCTGAAGCCTATAACCAGCTGTCTATGAAGTATTCCGATTGGGACTGGCATTTCCGCAAAGAGATACATCTCTGGGTATCTGAAAAGGAAACTGTCATTCAGAATCAGACATTAGAAAAACTACAGGCTGGTGCCTTATCCATGTTGAAAAATGAGGCTCAGGAAAAACTGCAGCACGAGAAACAAAAAGTTTTGGATAATTTACAAGATTATTTTGAAAGTGGAGTTTCGAATCTGCACCTGatagaaaagtacagagaagattTTATCAGGAGTGCAAACTGCCTCAAAAATGAACTTGAGAGCTACTCCGAGAACAAGTGCGAGGAAGCAATTCGAATTCGAAAAGGCCAGGTCAAGACAGAAAACATCCAGACCTCATACATGCAGATAATTGAAGGGAAAGTTGACAGGGTCTTGGATGAATGTAGGAACAAAAAACATAAACTAGAGCATGAGGAACTGAAATTAGAATTTGAAAACATGTGGAGAGAAACACTGTCAGAGTTGGAGTTCAGCAGTTTACAGAAACGTGAAATTTATCGAGAGATGGAGTCCCAGTTGAGAAAGGACCTGGCAAATCGAGGGAGTGCCGTCAGGCAGAAGCTACAGGAATCAGGTAGTTTGTTGTTTCATGGAATTGAcaatttcagaatgaaaaaggAGTATCTAGATTCAGCATGGATCAAAACTATGAAAAAACTGTTGTTAATAGGGGAATGTGAAACAGCTGTTCACACAGAAGAACTTGCTAAATCCTTAATAGATGAGGGTAAAAGATACACTGAAGAAAAGGTAAATTCCAAAGTGGACTATGATGAAATCTATTGCACAGAATTGTTGAACATAATCAACAAAAGGCTCCAACAGGAGGATGTTAAAAAACTTGGCACTACTGCTTGCTTTGAAGTTGAGCTGAAAATTCATATTTTGGGGAAGGCAGCTTGGAGCTTTCAGAAGATGCATGATCATTTTATCAAACAAAATGATCCTCAGTGTCGTTTAGAGAAACTGAAACCTCAGTATTTCTCCACATTTACTGACCTGTATTTGGAAAAAGATGAGAACCAAACAAGGGCCAGGGATTTCTGTGATCAATGTCTCAAACCCGCCTTGGTGGATTATATCAACAAAAGACTAGGAACAGAGATAGTAGATGACATTCTCAACAAGGCAGAGTTCATTGAATATGGCAGCCGGACATTCTTCCAGTTCGCTGTACAGAAAAAGCTTCTGGAGGAGATGAATTTTGATAACTATGTGAAATATATTACAAACTATAAAGAATTTGTCAAAACCTGGATTCAGAGACATATTATGGATCATTACAGGGAAACTAAGCATTTGGGAGAGTTGGAGAAAAAGATTCTATCTACAATAGTAAAGAAAGTGAGGGAAGTTTTGGAAAGctccaaaaatgaaaaaaacaccaCAGCCTTAGCATTTTTAAACAACTTTTGTGAAGCGCTGCAGCAGGACCTAGTCATTTCCAAGAACAACTTAGTTGGGATACAGtttaaaaacacagcaaaaaCAGGCCAGTTTTGTGCTAATATTCAAACCTTTCTTCTGGATCTGGAACAAGAAATCTTATCCCAATTTGGTGGTTTGGATATTCACACCAAACTTTCCAATCTGTCATTAAAACCCCAGGATGTAATTTTTAAGCGAGtgtttggctgtgggaagcagtgtccaTTTTGTAAAGTCCCCTGTGAAGCAGGAGGCAGTGACCACAAGGAGCATTTTGCATCTGTGCATCGGCCACAAGGATTATGCAGTTACAGGTGTCTTGATACACAAAAACTTGTCTATGATATATGCTCATCTGAAGTGGTTTCTGAGAACACATTCCGAAATTTAGACACAAAAGGGAAACATCATCCCTACAAAGATTATCGCGTCTATTACCCAGACTGGCGCATTCAGGCAGATCCCAGCATTGAGGCTTCTGATTACTGGAAGTTTGTTTTTCAGAAGTTCAATCACCAGTTAGCTAAAAGTTATAATGCTAAGCCAGCAGATCTCCCAAGAGACTGGGGAAAAATAACTGAAACACGGGCACTGGAGGGCCTAAAGGAAGCCTTTAACATGAAATAA
- the LOC135983303 gene encoding up-regulator of cell proliferation-like isoform X2: MENEPENLGGTMFSEKGSAEEKNKAFHGLLSKLNLQEYQSTKLGLRDVLEIGSESKENWTPQMLEDLPWHFLRKLMTLNGTARNTSLVQRACDDEGGSEEAQIAGGDVFSFSDTDIRESLHPLDLLCAVLLCSDSFLQQEILSKMSMCQFSLPLLLPCINTPKCTLMLWAMRDIVSKWRPHSVAESRGFREESLVLTAMPTISFVRLGSCSFSKSKLLNEVLSPSEQHHNFFIHHDMESGHVPREIADGLVEISWYFPCGRENSDLFPEPVAVTNLRGDIESHWLQFSFITVVSSAVFIVTESISERQYAWLSSLQGSATKYYFILNCKNGNPKETLGFLNKLVPVLNLSKSQLLKKDSTTNNAGFVQKLKSAIKNITSSPSKRMNLEVMAVTARELGIQVDEDRKECQSASERAREITVEIKDVAKYKTEMLRLQGDLWEKLAKVEKELCRMRKQGETATEDYKCQLREKRLELRRQQDQCGLTDGLIKFVNGIEQLPSVEKHYFLKWMKFSLDHTARDNLFKLRDQYKGKSKMAGDDPQALAMLDKLISTTSLGVEHFMRELGQFYEAECSMVKEGDKAKCQRQFTHLPGIAADLMLEGFPMELLDGNSSNIPLQWVTDVLTQLHAKLGGRSRMVVLTVLGVQSTGKSTLLNTMFGLQFAVSSGRCTRGAFMTLIKVAENFQQELGCDFILVIDTEGLKAQELARLEDSYQHDNELATLVIGLSDITIVNMAMENATEMKDVLQIVVHAFLRMEEIGQKPNCQFVHQNVSDVSAHDQNMRDRNHLLEQLNEMTIAAARMENQCKKVNFSSIMDYDAEKHNWYIPGLWHGVPPMAPVNMGYSESVCELKKYLFDLIKQRSHNRTPKDIPQFVKWVESLWNAVKHENFIFSFRNSLVAEAYNQLSMKYSDWDWHFRKEIHLWVSEKETVIQNQTLEKLQAGALSMLKNEAQEKLQHEKQKVLDNLQDYFESGVSNLHLIEKYREDFIRSANCLKNELESYSENKCEEAIRIRKGQVKTENIQTSYMQIIEGKVDRVLDECRNKKHKLEHEELKLEFENMWRETLSELEFSSLQKREIYREMESQLRKDLANRGSAVRQKLQESGSLLFHGIDNFRMKKEYLDSAWIKTMKKLLLIGECETAVHTEELAKSLIDEGKRYTEEKVNSKVDYDEIYCTELLNIINKRLQQEDVKKLGTTACFEVELKIHILGKAAWSFQKMHDHFIKQNDPQCRLEKLKPQYFSTFTDLYLEKDENQTRARDFCDQCLKPALVDYINKRLGTEIVDDILNKAEFIEYGSRTFFQFAVQKKLLEEMNFDNYVKYITNYKEFVKTWIQRHIMDHYRETKHLGELEKKILSTIVKKVREVLESSKNEKNTTALAFLNNFCEALQQDLVISKNNLVGIQFKNTAKTGQFCANIQTFLLDLEQEILSQFGGLDIHTKLSNLSLKPQDVIFKRVFGCGKQCPFCKVPCEAGGSDHKEHFASVHRPQGLCSYRCLDTQKLVYDICSSEVVSENTFRNLDTKGKHHPYKDYRVYYPDWRIQADPSIEASDYWKFVFQKFNHQLAKSYNAKPADLPRDWGKITETRALEGLKEAFNMK; encoded by the exons ATGGAGAATGAACCCGAGAATTTAGGAGGCACTATGTTCTCAGAAAAAGGAAGTGCTGAAG aGAAAAATAAAGCTTTTCACGGACTCCTTTCTAAGCTAAACCTGCAGGAATACCAAAGCACGAAGCTCGGGCTGCGGGATGTCCTGGAAATTGGCTCAGAAAGTAAAGAAAACTGGACTCCTCAGATGTTAGAGGATTTACCGtggcatttcctgaggaaactaatGACTCTGAATGGGACAGCCAGAAACACAAGCCTTGTGCAAAGAGCATGTGATGATGAAGGTGGCAGTGAGGAGGCACAGATTGCAGGTGGAGATGTTTTTAGTTTTAGTGACACTGACATCAGAGAGTCTCTGCACCCCCTCGATCTTCTCTGTGCTGTTCTGCTTTGCTCAGACAGTTTCCTACAGCAGGAGATCCTGTCCAAAATGTCCATGTGCCAGTtttccctccctctgttgctaCCTTGCATCAACacccccaagtgcaccctaatGCTGTGGGCCATGAGGGACATTGTGAGCAAGTGGAGGCCGCACTCCGtggcagagagcagagggttcagagaggagagcctggtgctcacagcaatgccaaccatttcctttgtgcggttggggagctgcagcttctccaagtccAAACTCCTCAATGAGGTTCTCAGCCCCTCTGAGCAGCACCACAATTTCTTTATCCATCATGACATGGAGTCTGGGCATGTCCCTCGGGAAATCGCAGATGGGCTGGTTGAGATTTCCTGGTATTTCCCTTGTGGGAGGGAGAATTCAGATCTTTTCCCAGAACCCGTCGCGGTTACAAACCTGCGCGGAGACATTGAGTCCCACTGGCTGCAATTTAGCTTTATAACTGTCGTCTCTTCAGCAGTGTTCATAGTTACTGAGAGCATCAGTGAGAGGCAATATGCATGGTTATCATCTCTGCAGGGATCAGCCACTAAATACTACTTCATTCTCAATTGCAAGAATGGAAATCCCAAGGAAACATTGGGATTCCTTAATAAGTTGGTTCCAGTGCTGAATCTGAGCAAATCACAACTACTGAAGAAAGACAGCACCACAAATAATGCAGGATTTGTGCAAAAACTGAAATCTGCCATAAAAAACATAACGAGTTCACCTTCCAAGAGAATGAATTTGGAAGTCATGGCTGTGACCGCACGTGAACTAGGAATCCAGGTAGATGAGGACCGAAAGGAATGTCAGAGTGCAAGCGAGCGGGCTAGAGAAATCACTGTGGAAATAAAAGATGTGGCAAAGTACAAGACGGAaatgctgaggctgcagggggatCTCTGGGAAAAATTGGCTAAAGTGGAAAAAGAACTGTGCAGAATGAGAAAgcaaggggagactgccaccgaAGACTATAAATGTCAACTGAGAGAGAAACGGTTGGAATTACGTAGACAGCAGGATCAATGTGGCCTTACTGATGGACTGATTAAATTTGTTAATGGAATAGAACAATTGCCTTCAGTGGAGAAACATTACTTTCTGAAATGGATGAAGTTTAGCCTGGATCACACTGCTCGAGATAATCTTTTTAAACTACGGGATCAATATAAAGGGAAAAGTAAAATGGCAGGAGATGACCCACAAGCGCTAGCCATGCTGGATAAATTAATATCTACCACTTCCTTAGGGGTTGAGCATTTCATGCGTGAGCTGGGGCAGTTTTATGAAGCTGAATGCTCAATGGTTAAAGAAGGAGACAAGGCAAAATGCCAAAGACAATTCACCCATCTCCCAGGCATAGCAGCTGACCTGATGCTGGAAGGGTTTCCTATGGAACTGCTAGATGGAAATTCATCCAACATCCCACTGCAGTGGGTAACAGATGTTCTGACTCAGCTCCATGCCAAGCTTGGGGGAAGGTCCAGAATGGTGGTTCTAACGGTGCTGGGAGTGCAGAGCACAGGGAAATCCACTCTCCTCAACACCATGTTTGGCCTGCAGTTTGCAGTGAGCAGTGGCCGATGTACGCGAGGAGCCTTCATGACGCTCATTAAAGTGGCAGAGAActttcagcaggagctgggctgtgattTCATCCTGGTGATAGACACAGAAGGCTTGAAAGCCCAAGAACTGGCCAGGCTGGAGGACAGTTATCAACACGACAATGAGCTGGCCACCCTGGTGATTGGGTTAAGTGACATAACCATCGTTAACATGGCCATGGAGAATGCCACAGAAATGAAAGATGTTCTGCAAATTGTGGTCCATGCCTTTCTCCGAATGGAGGAAATAGGGCAAAAACCCAACTGCCAATTTGTACATCAGAATGTCAGTGATGTGTCTGCGCATGACCAAAACATGAGGGACAGGAATCACCTCCTAGAGCAGCTGAATGAAATGACCATAGCTGCAGCCAGGATGGAAAACCAATGTAAAAAAGTGAATTTTTCATCTATTATGGACTATGATGCAGAGAAACACAATTGGTACATCCCTGGGCTGTGGCACGGAGTCCCTCCCATGGCTCCAGTGAACATGGGAtacagtgagagtgtgtgtgagctAAAGAAATACCTGTTTGATTTGATAAAGCAACGGTCACATAATAGAACCCCTAAGGACATTCCCCAGTTTGTCAAATGGGTGGAGAGCCTGTGGAATGCTGTAAAACACGAGAACTTCATCTTCAGTTTCAGAAACAGCCTTGTAGCTGAAGCCTATAACCAGCTGTCTATGAAGTATTCCGATTGGGACTGGCATTTCCGCAAAGAGATACATCTCTGGGTATCTGAAAAGGAAACTGTCATTCAGAATCAGACATTAGAAAAACTACAGGCTGGTGCCTTATCCATGTTGAAAAATGAGGCTCAGGAAAAACTGCAGCACGAGAAACAAAAAGTTTTGGATAATTTACAAGATTATTTTGAAAGTGGAGTTTCGAATCTGCACCTGatagaaaagtacagagaagattTTATCAGGAGTGCAAACTGCCTCAAAAATGAACTTGAGAGCTACTCCGAGAACAAGTGCGAGGAAGCAATTCGAATTCGAAAAGGCCAGGTCAAGACAGAAAACATCCAGACCTCATACATGCAGATAATTGAAGGGAAAGTTGACAGGGTCTTGGATGAATGTAGGAACAAAAAACATAAACTAGAGCATGAGGAACTGAAATTAGAATTTGAAAACATGTGGAGAGAAACACTGTCAGAGTTGGAGTTCAGCAGTTTACAGAAACGTGAAATTTATCGAGAGATGGAGTCCCAGTTGAGAAAGGACCTGGCAAATCGAGGGAGTGCCGTCAGGCAGAAGCTACAGGAATCAGGTAGTTTGTTGTTTCATGGAATTGAcaatttcagaatgaaaaaggAGTATCTAGATTCAGCATGGATCAAAACTATGAAAAAACTGTTGTTAATAGGGGAATGTGAAACAGCTGTTCACACAGAAGAACTTGCTAAATCCTTAATAGATGAGGGTAAAAGATACACTGAAGAAAAGGTAAATTCCAAAGTGGACTATGATGAAATCTATTGCACAGAATTGTTGAACATAATCAACAAAAGGCTCCAACAGGAGGATGTTAAAAAACTTGGCACTACTGCTTGCTTTGAAGTTGAGCTGAAAATTCATATTTTGGGGAAGGCAGCTTGGAGCTTTCAGAAGATGCATGATCATTTTATCAAACAAAATGATCCTCAGTGTCGTTTAGAGAAACTGAAACCTCAGTATTTCTCCACATTTACTGACCTGTATTTGGAAAAAGATGAGAACCAAACAAGGGCCAGGGATTTCTGTGATCAATGTCTCAAACCCGCCTTGGTGGATTATATCAACAAAAGACTAGGAACAGAGATAGTAGATGACATTCTCAACAAGGCAGAGTTCATTGAATATGGCAGCCGGACATTCTTCCAGTTCGCTGTACAGAAAAAGCTTCTGGAGGAGATGAATTTTGATAACTATGTGAAATATATTACAAACTATAAAGAATTTGTCAAAACCTGGATTCAGAGACATATTATGGATCATTACAGGGAAACTAAGCATTTGGGAGAGTTGGAGAAAAAGATTCTATCTACAATAGTAAAGAAAGTGAGGGAAGTTTTGGAAAGctccaaaaatgaaaaaaacaccaCAGCCTTAGCATTTTTAAACAACTTTTGTGAAGCGCTGCAGCAGGACCTAGTCATTTCCAAGAACAACTTAGTTGGGATACAGtttaaaaacacagcaaaaaCAGGCCAGTTTTGTGCTAATATTCAAACCTTTCTTCTGGATCTGGAACAAGAAATCTTATCCCAATTTGGTGGTTTGGATATTCACACCAAACTTTCCAATCTGTCATTAAAACCCCAGGATGTAATTTTTAAGCGAGtgtttggctgtgggaagcagtgtccaTTTTGTAAAGTCCCCTGTGAAGCAGGAGGCAGTGACCACAAGGAGCATTTTGCATCTGTGCATCGGCCACAAGGATTATGCAGTTACAGGTGTCTTGATACACAAAAACTTGTCTATGATATATGCTCATCTGAAGTGGTTTCTGAGAACACATTCCGAAATTTAGACACAAAAGGGAAACATCATCCCTACAAAGATTATCGCGTCTATTACCCAGACTGGCGCATTCAGGCAGATCCCAGCATTGAGGCTTCTGATTACTGGAAGTTTGTTTTTCAGAAGTTCAATCACCAGTTAGCTAAAAGTTATAATGCTAAGCCAGCAGATCTCCCAAGAGACTGGGGAAAAATAACTGAAACACGGGCACTGGAGGGCCTAAAGGAAGCCTTTAACATGAAATAA